In Pseudomonas sp. LRP2-20, the genomic window CGCCCAAGGATTTCGTTGCTCATGTTCTTGCCGTACTTGAACTCGAGCCCCCGGGCCGGGTTGCAGCCTGCCAGCAGGCCGAGCCCGAGAACGCCCATCCCGGCGACAACCGCGCGCCGGGTAAACTGATCATTCATGAAACCATCCTTTAAAGGGAAGGTGCCGACCCTCGGGACGGGCCGGCCGAAAAACCGGGGCATTCTGGCATGACACCCGGTGGGCTTCTACCCGACCAAGGCGGTGATGGCCCGCAGCCCTTTGAATACGGGCTGCGGCCTGTTGTCGCAGGGGTTGAAACCGTAACACTTTGTTGCTAGGCCTTGACCTCGAAAGATCAGTAGTAGGCGTTCTCTTTCTGGCTGTGGTCAGTCACGTCACGCACGCCCTTGAGCTCCGGAATGCGTTCGAGCAAGGTGCGCTCGATGCCTTCCTTGAGGGTCACGTCGGCCTGGCCGCAACCCTGGCAGCCGCCACCGAACTGCAGCACGGCAATGCCGTCGTCGACCACGTCCACCAGGCTCACCTGGCCGCCGTGGCTGGCCAGCCCCGGGTTGATCTCGGTCTGCAGGTAGTAGTTGATACGCTCGTTGATCGGGCTGTCTTCGTTGACCATCGGCACCTTGGCGTTCGGCGCCTTGATGGTCAGCTGGCCGCCCATGCGATCGGTGGCATAGTCGACCAGCGCGTCTTCCAGGAACGGCACGCTGACTGCGTCGAGGTAGGCGGTGAAGCTCTTCAGGCCGACGGGTTCGTCGTCGGGCTTCTCTTCGCCCGGCTTGCAGTAGGCGATGCAGGTCTCGGCGTACTGGGTGCCCGGCTGGGTGATGAAAATACGGATGCCAATGCCAGGCGTATTCTGCTTGGAGAGCAGATCGGCCAGGTAATCATGGGCGGCGTCAGTAATGGTTATAGCGCTCATGGAAGTTCCTCACAGACTTGCGGCCAAGTGTACGCCAACCTGGCCTTTGAACAAAGTCCTAGTAATTGACTCGGGAAAGCGCAAATGCCGGCGTTTGCTCCCGCGGCGCCGCCAGCCAGGCCTGCATCCGCCGGTACAGGCCGCGCTCCAGCCACTGATAGCTGAACCACGACATTAGTCCAATGGACGGCACGCATACGGCGAACACCAGGTACGGGTTAAGGAGCAGGCGCTGGCTGGCGAACCAGCCGGCGTACA contains:
- the nfuA gene encoding Fe-S biogenesis protein NfuA gives rise to the protein MSAITITDAAHDYLADLLSKQNTPGIGIRIFITQPGTQYAETCIAYCKPGEEKPDDEPVGLKSFTAYLDAVSVPFLEDALVDYATDRMGGQLTIKAPNAKVPMVNEDSPINERINYYLQTEINPGLASHGGQVSLVDVVDDGIAVLQFGGGCQGCGQADVTLKEGIERTLLERIPELKGVRDVTDHSQKENAYY